A region from the Natronomonas salsuginis genome encodes:
- a CDS encoding HVO_0416 family zinc finger protein has product MATANDIFDEFLDERGHETETPSWERDYNKKRCPDCGGLHGLDAVTCSVCGWHPN; this is encoded by the coding sequence ATGGCGACCGCGAACGACATTTTCGACGAGTTCCTGGACGAACGGGGCCACGAGACCGAGACGCCGTCGTGGGAGCGCGATTATAACAAAAAACGGTGTCCGGACTGTGGCGGCCTTCACGGACTCGACGCGGTGACGTGTTCGGTCTGCGGCTGGCACCCGAACTGA
- a CDS encoding PAS domain S-box protein — protein MDDDESILDLSATFLEKNHDLLSIHKKLDAEEALDYLETTEIDCIVSDYDMPGLNGIEFLEQVRETHPDVPFILYTGKGSEKVASRAISKGVTDYLQKGTGTEQYELLANRIDNAVAQRRSEQRASRIERWLIELAEETTNILWIFTADMDDVIFINSAFEELYGIPIDRLRDDPLCFLEATHPEERQRVAQAVERLRDGQTVEIEHRVNESEDYQRWVYVQGKPIHTDDGEVTRVVGFITEITGRKEREQQLRKFQRAVESSGHVMYFTDLDGIIEWVNPAFEEKTGYSAEEAIGENPQILQSGEHDQAFYEDLWETIATGHVWRGEVINQRKDGEHYTIDQTIAPVTDESGAITHFVAVNSDITEQRATKRELETLQTAIDNAHSPLILTDPHKEDSPMVYVNEAFEDLTGYTEAEALGRNCRFLQGDDTDPETVDRLREAIDSEKPITVELRNYRKDGTLFWNELSVAPVYDADGNLIRYLGTQRDITDRKEHIQELRRQNDRLDEFASVVSHDLRNPLNVADGRLQLAKDECESTELSHVEGALDRMGALIDDLLTLARQGETITDFESIELAALVENCWATVETTSASLVVEIDSGTSIQGDASRLKQVFENLMRNAVEHGGPDVTVTVGELDGGFYVADDGPGIPEEDRSQIFDAGYSTANAGTGFGLSIVDQIVGAHGWNIQVTESEAGGVRFEITGVSGAGSASYERVGGNNGDSQEYDRSTPPPSDEKTVIELCEALDEQDVDLDSTPLHQYVDPEALERVVNSLDDDFEITFAVDTVSVTVTPNGVHTHCRE, from the coding sequence GTGGATGACGACGAGAGCATCTTAGATTTGTCTGCCACGTTTCTCGAAAAGAATCACGATCTGTTGTCGATCCACAAAAAACTCGATGCCGAAGAAGCGCTCGACTATCTCGAAACGACCGAGATCGATTGCATCGTCTCCGACTACGATATGCCCGGTCTCAACGGTATCGAGTTTCTCGAACAGGTACGCGAGACGCATCCTGATGTCCCGTTTATATTGTACACTGGCAAAGGATCTGAAAAAGTCGCAAGCAGGGCCATCTCGAAGGGAGTGACCGACTACTTACAAAAAGGGACGGGCACAGAACAGTACGAACTTCTGGCTAACCGGATCGACAACGCCGTTGCTCAGCGCCGGTCGGAGCAACGCGCCAGCAGAATCGAACGCTGGCTCATAGAACTCGCTGAGGAGACCACGAACATACTCTGGATCTTCACCGCGGATATGGACGACGTGATATTCATCAACTCCGCTTTCGAGGAACTCTACGGTATCCCCATAGACCGACTCCGCGACGATCCATTGTGTTTTCTCGAGGCAACTCACCCCGAAGAACGACAGCGCGTGGCACAGGCCGTCGAACGGCTTCGAGACGGGCAGACCGTTGAAATTGAACATCGAGTCAATGAAAGCGAGGACTACCAACGCTGGGTATACGTCCAAGGAAAGCCGATCCATACTGACGACGGCGAAGTCACCCGAGTCGTCGGCTTCATCACAGAGATTACCGGGCGCAAAGAACGCGAACAGCAACTCCGAAAGTTCCAGCGTGCCGTCGAATCCTCCGGACATGTCATGTATTTCACCGATCTCGACGGCATCATCGAATGGGTCAATCCGGCCTTCGAAGAAAAGACAGGGTACTCAGCCGAGGAAGCGATCGGGGAGAACCCGCAAATTCTTCAGTCAGGTGAACACGATCAGGCGTTCTACGAAGATCTGTGGGAGACTATTGCCACTGGCCACGTCTGGCGCGGCGAGGTGATCAATCAACGAAAAGATGGCGAACACTACACCATTGACCAAACGATCGCCCCGGTGACCGACGAGTCCGGAGCGATTACCCACTTCGTCGCCGTCAACAGCGACATTACCGAGCAACGAGCCACCAAGCGCGAACTAGAGACTCTCCAGACAGCGATCGACAACGCTCATTCGCCACTCATCCTGACTGATCCGCACAAAGAGGACAGCCCGATGGTGTACGTCAACGAGGCGTTCGAAGACCTCACGGGCTACACAGAAGCGGAAGCGCTCGGCCGGAACTGTCGGTTTCTACAGGGCGACGATACCGATCCCGAAACTGTAGATCGGTTGCGAGAGGCGATCGACAGCGAAAAACCGATCACCGTCGAACTCCGCAACTACCGGAAGGACGGGACGCTGTTCTGGAACGAACTAAGCGTCGCGCCGGTGTACGACGCCGATGGCAACCTCATCCGGTATCTGGGGACGCAGCGAGACATCACCGACCGGAAAGAACACATCCAGGAGCTACGACGCCAGAACGATCGTCTCGACGAGTTCGCAAGCGTCGTCTCCCACGACCTTCGCAATCCACTCAATGTGGCCGACGGACGGCTTCAGCTTGCCAAAGACGAGTGTGAGAGCACGGAGCTATCGCACGTCGAGGGGGCCCTCGATCGAATGGGGGCGCTAATCGACGATCTACTGACGCTGGCTCGCCAGGGAGAAACGATCACTGATTTCGAGTCCATCGAACTTGCGGCACTGGTCGAGAACTGTTGGGCCACTGTCGAAACAACGAGCGCCTCTCTCGTGGTCGAGATCGATAGTGGAACTTCAATCCAAGGGGATGCGAGTCGGCTGAAACAGGTGTTCGAGAACCTGATGCGAAACGCGGTCGAACACGGCGGCCCGGATGTCACGGTGACGGTCGGCGAACTGGACGGCGGGTTCTATGTAGCGGATGATGGGCCTGGAATCCCCGAGGAGGATCGAAGTCAGATCTTCGATGCCGGGTATTCGACGGCGAACGCAGGAACCGGGTTCGGCTTGAGCATCGTCGACCAGATCGTCGGTGCGCACGGGTGGAACATCCAGGTTACCGAGAGTGAAGCGGGTGGTGTTCGCTTCGAAATTACCGGCGTCAGCGGTGCCGGGTCTGCTAGCTATGAACGAGTTGGAGGAAACAATGGGGATAGCCAAGAGTATGACCGCAGCACACCTCCCCCCTCGGATGAAAAAACGGTGATAGAACTCTGCGAAGCACTCGATGAACAGGATGTGGACTTGGACAGTACCCCGTTGCACCAGTATGTTGATCCGGAAGCATTGGAACGAGTTGTTAATTCGCTAGACGACGACTTTGAAATTACCTTTGCAGTCGACACCGTTAGTGTCACTGTGACACCAAATGGTGTTCACACACATTGCCGCGAGTGA
- a CDS encoding methyl-accepting chemotaxis protein → MEQARIRILHLDGEPDVTDLVKTFLERHNSRFEITITDNAADGFEEIRTASESLQNGQLDQDIDTDKPGNYGQILVSLDAGIGQLNESLVTVQRITEEVAEASDETATTATELDDASAEVATSVEELQQASEDVARSVEEISAGADEQSDDLQRVANEMNDLSAAVEEIASSAEEVGMTTRNAVERSREGQKEASEATEEITAIESQAEKAATQVKTLDDKITEINEIVDLITSIAEQTNLLALNASIEAARAGEAGEGFAVVAEEIKGLAEEVGEATGEIESQIDDIQSTTAETVEGMETMTERVDRGSETIEDAIEMFDEIAQAVDEAESGVQEISNATDDQAASTEEVVSTVEEVASVSDQAATEASTVSAATEEQTSSLSEVAQTAEHLSNLSDASTAEQLSTAAETLREQVAAFELDTTATVDSVPTDASSATQPVSATDGGENRPPAQTDDQ, encoded by the coding sequence ATGGAGCAAGCACGGATTAGAATACTTCATCTCGACGGCGAGCCGGACGTTACGGACCTCGTAAAGACGTTTCTGGAACGACACAATTCTCGGTTCGAGATCACGATAACGGACAACGCAGCCGACGGGTTCGAGGAGATACGGACGGCCAGCGAGAGCCTCCAAAACGGCCAGCTGGATCAGGATATCGACACCGACAAGCCCGGCAACTATGGTCAGATACTGGTCTCGCTCGACGCTGGAATCGGCCAGCTCAACGAGAGCCTCGTGACCGTCCAGCGGATCACCGAGGAGGTCGCTGAAGCCAGCGACGAGACGGCAACGACCGCGACCGAACTCGACGACGCGAGCGCCGAAGTCGCGACATCCGTCGAAGAACTCCAACAGGCAAGCGAGGACGTCGCAAGATCTGTCGAGGAGATCAGCGCCGGTGCCGACGAGCAAAGTGACGACCTCCAGCGCGTGGCCAACGAGATGAACGACCTGTCTGCGGCCGTCGAGGAGATCGCCTCCTCGGCCGAGGAGGTGGGGATGACCACACGGAACGCTGTCGAGCGGAGTCGGGAGGGCCAAAAGGAGGCCTCGGAAGCGACCGAGGAGATTACCGCTATTGAATCGCAAGCGGAGAAAGCGGCCACACAGGTCAAAACGTTGGACGACAAAATCACCGAAATAAACGAGATTGTCGATCTCATCACCAGTATTGCCGAGCAAACGAACCTGCTCGCGCTGAACGCCTCGATCGAGGCAGCCCGCGCCGGCGAAGCTGGCGAAGGGTTCGCCGTCGTCGCCGAGGAGATCAAAGGACTCGCCGAGGAGGTCGGGGAGGCCACGGGCGAGATCGAATCCCAGATCGACGACATCCAGTCGACGACGGCCGAGACGGTCGAAGGGATGGAGACGATGACCGAACGCGTTGATCGGGGCTCAGAGACGATCGAGGACGCGATCGAGATGTTCGACGAGATCGCACAGGCGGTCGACGAGGCCGAATCGGGGGTTCAGGAGATCAGCAACGCGACCGACGATCAGGCCGCCTCGACCGAGGAGGTCGTTTCGACGGTTGAAGAGGTAGCGAGCGTGAGCGATCAGGCCGCGACCGAAGCGAGCACGGTTTCGGCGGCCACTGAAGAGCAAACCTCGTCGCTGTCGGAGGTCGCACAAACGGCCGAACACCTGTCGAACCTCTCGGATGCCTCGACTGCAGAACAGCTCTCGACGGCGGCGGAGACGCTCCGCGAGCAGGTCGCAGCATTCGAACTCGATACTACGGCAACAGTCGATTCAGTACCAACCGACGCATCGAGTGCGACGCAGCCGGTCAGTGCGACGGACGGCGGCGAAAATCGACCACCGGCACAGACTGACGACCAATAA
- a CDS encoding methyl-accepting chemotaxis protein, producing MSTKETLSAIARYIENTPNGTEIPDESFTKRHRGILVFTTALVPFVFAVSRLTGVQSVTGAELPAIPLVHSVAGTGLILGLLLTAAVPLLPRRARSALAALAFMTLGSVLAYFTGGFIEAHFLYFIGVGVVALYEDWVPFGITIGYVAIQHSVFGLIEWFTVYNHQAAMANPVVWGGIHAVGVLMLATTITFLWQSLAIQRQQAREKIQEKLDEVEEAKQLTENKQQEVARQKEEMTVLNNELEATASEFQSAMVACADGDLTQRLDDSVDNDAMASIARAFNDMIDDFEQTVLDIQSFADTVSIASADVADRSTEIKQTSTDVKRSVSDVATRAEEQDEQLQTVADEIGDLSATVEEIASSSEEVAATASTAVDLGDTGREHASDATAEIAAIKSQTNDVAEEITALNEQMDQIGEIADMISDITEQTNILALNASIEAARADTNGDGFAIVANEVKGLAEEAADATDEIEQRIETAQAVTNETVASIEDMSGRVQTGAETIDGTISMFDDIAAAIEEAESGITEISNATDDQAASAEEIASMVDDVSKTSQSTARESTDVAEKTAGQVDSLDETTADVGKLADMATELSEQVAVFTTTADHNANNTVRSRARSTNTQQPPTGSLSRPPAQADGGHSTE from the coding sequence ATGTCTACGAAAGAGACACTATCTGCGATCGCTCGGTACATCGAGAATACACCGAACGGCACCGAAATCCCTGACGAATCGTTCACTAAACGCCATCGAGGGATCCTGGTTTTTACCACGGCACTTGTGCCGTTTGTGTTCGCCGTCAGCAGGCTAACTGGCGTCCAGTCCGTTACTGGCGCTGAACTTCCAGCAATCCCGCTTGTACACTCGGTTGCCGGAACTGGTCTTATTCTGGGGTTACTGCTTACGGCTGCAGTCCCATTGCTTCCGCGCCGAGCGCGATCCGCTCTTGCCGCGCTCGCGTTTATGACACTCGGCTCCGTTCTTGCATATTTTACTGGTGGCTTTATCGAAGCACACTTTTTGTATTTCATCGGGGTCGGAGTGGTTGCGCTCTATGAAGACTGGGTGCCCTTCGGTATCACAATCGGCTACGTCGCAATCCAACACAGCGTGTTTGGCCTCATCGAATGGTTCACCGTCTACAATCACCAGGCAGCTATGGCCAACCCCGTCGTCTGGGGGGGAATCCATGCGGTCGGTGTCTTGATGCTCGCTACTACGATCACGTTCCTCTGGCAGTCGCTGGCCATCCAGCGTCAACAGGCCCGCGAAAAAATTCAAGAGAAACTCGACGAAGTCGAGGAGGCAAAACAACTCACCGAGAACAAACAACAGGAAGTTGCCCGACAAAAAGAGGAGATGACTGTATTAAACAACGAGTTAGAGGCGACTGCCAGCGAGTTCCAGTCTGCGATGGTGGCCTGCGCTGATGGAGATCTTACACAACGGTTGGATGACTCCGTTGACAACGACGCAATGGCATCCATTGCACGGGCGTTTAACGACATGATCGACGACTTCGAACAGACAGTGCTCGATATCCAATCGTTCGCCGATACCGTCTCAATCGCCAGCGCCGATGTCGCCGATCGATCGACGGAGATCAAACAAACAAGCACTGATGTTAAACGGTCCGTATCGGATGTTGCGACGCGCGCTGAAGAACAGGATGAGCAACTGCAAACTGTTGCTGATGAGATCGGTGACTTGTCGGCTACGGTTGAAGAGATCGCCTCGTCGTCGGAAGAAGTTGCAGCAACGGCCAGTACCGCCGTTGACCTCGGAGACACAGGGCGTGAACACGCTAGTGATGCTACAGCAGAGATTGCGGCCATCAAATCCCAGACAAACGATGTTGCAGAGGAGATCACGGCACTGAACGAACAGATGGACCAAATTGGTGAGATAGCTGACATGATCAGTGACATAACCGAGCAAACCAACATTCTCGCGTTGAACGCCTCGATCGAGGCCGCCAGAGCCGACACTAACGGCGACGGGTTTGCGATCGTCGCGAACGAAGTCAAAGGATTGGCTGAAGAAGCCGCTGATGCGACCGATGAGATTGAGCAACGCATCGAAACCGCGCAAGCGGTGACGAATGAGACGGTTGCGAGCATTGAGGATATGAGTGGTCGTGTCCAGACGGGCGCAGAGACGATCGACGGCACGATCAGTATGTTCGACGATATCGCCGCGGCAATCGAAGAAGCGGAAAGTGGGATCACCGAGATCAGTAACGCGACTGACGACCAAGCCGCGTCTGCAGAGGAGATCGCATCGATGGTTGATGACGTTTCGAAAACGAGTCAGTCAACCGCTCGTGAGTCGACTGATGTTGCCGAGAAAACTGCTGGGCAGGTAGACTCTTTAGATGAGACTACGGCTGATGTCGGGAAACTGGCCGATATGGCGACTGAACTCTCGGAACAGGTCGCCGTATTCACCACAACAGCTGATCACAACGCAAATAACACTGTGAGGAGCCGGGCTAGGTCTACGAACACACAACAGCCGCCAACGGGGTCATTATCCAGGCCACCAGCTCAAGCTGATGGCGGCCACTCAACGGAGTGA
- a CDS encoding PAS domain S-box protein — protein MTEASGISVLHVDDDPAFADLTVEMLSEHEAQFTVETAINASEGLDRLAANSFDCIVSDYEMPGQNGIEFLETVREKYLNLPFILYTGKGSETVASDAIAAGVTDYLQKESGTSQYTVLANKIRNAVEGYRQQERAKATRNRLRQIIDLLPQFVFVKDEAGEFLLANEATAEAYGTTVGNLEGATDADFADSKAEIEQFRADDQAVIESGKPKYIPEESLTTADGETRLLETTKIPYDPVETDGDAVLGVSMDITERKKRENMLQQYQYAYESALSGIAQVDLDGELTDVNPAFLDMWGYDDEDDVIGRSAIDLWENPEQARSVLETVKELGRWEGELEAVRADGSTFYARGVNSHLTNSDGTPVGVVSSFFDITERREREREIQKLTERLDLAVGGANLGIWDWDMTTDGVEFNEQWAELLGYSLDEIEPRLEAWETRVHSDDLDGVEEALERHIAGEAEYYDTEHRMQTADGDYRWIRDIGQVVERGEDGEPARAVGIHLDIDDRKTYEQQLKEERDMFTQGPAVVFNWREAEGWPVEHVSENVEDVLGYTAEQFQSGAVAYADVIHDQDRERVFEEVAEHSDRETDQFNHEPYRIVAPDGTVRWVLDHTKNVRKDGEITHRLGYLVDITERKERQKELRRTNTILRTIVENLPMGVLVEDAERDILMANDLLGETFGRPIGGDELTGRDCAATAEELKDLFADPEGFIEGVTGRIERREPAQNEELPLADGRVLERDYVPYTLPEGEAHLWLYRDVTERKQRKQELDRSRQFLQETQEVAQIGGWEYNVQSESLRWSDEVYRIHGLPPDADVRIEDAIEFYHPDDRDTIRDAVDRLTSEGEPYDVELRIVTVDDDVRWVRALGEPVYEDDELIAVQGTFQDITERKEREQELRMVRERFERFASNVEDAFFLLPTDYSETEYVNPAVETIYGITPEEAYDDSMAWLRHVHPDDKDELLAEMEAQQDETSDWSREQEFRIDHPDRGVRWVQARLDAITGENGDSSQLTGVSTDITEQIKHEQQLEHKTEELEQLATKYETQYRTLFEEAPVMTILTRSEDGRPIIDDCNSQFVETLGYDADTIIGSELAEFYTPEYAERLQSEGYSQALDGQFTRERRELLTIDGEVIEALLRAVPRRRTDGEIIGTVAMYIDISERESVRRANERLEEFTSVVSHDLRNPLNVATGRLELAAEECDSDHLGDLEDALDRMEALIDELLTLAREGKEVTDAQPVDLAMIADECWENVETNQARVITTIDRGVRADRSRLKQVFENLFRNAVEHGGTDVTVTVGGLDDGFYIEDDGPGIPSDERDAVFEAGYSKSTDGTGFGLRIVEQIVTAHDWHIRVTDGADDGTRFEITNVEFVDAQASVLSKYQVEDN, from the coding sequence ATGACAGAAGCGTCTGGGATCTCAGTTCTTCACGTTGATGATGATCCCGCCTTCGCGGATCTGACGGTCGAGATGCTCTCAGAACACGAGGCTCAATTTACCGTCGAGACAGCGATAAACGCCAGTGAGGGACTGGATCGACTTGCCGCAAATAGCTTCGACTGTATCGTGAGCGACTACGAGATGCCCGGCCAGAACGGTATCGAGTTCCTCGAAACCGTACGCGAAAAGTACCTCAACCTGCCATTTATATTGTATACTGGCAAAGGGAGCGAAACGGTTGCGAGCGATGCGATCGCTGCCGGTGTGACGGACTACCTACAAAAAGAATCCGGGACGAGCCAGTATACCGTCCTCGCTAATAAAATTCGCAATGCTGTCGAGGGATACCGCCAACAGGAGCGTGCCAAAGCGACTCGCAATCGCTTGCGCCAGATCATCGATCTGCTTCCACAGTTCGTCTTCGTCAAAGACGAGGCCGGCGAGTTCTTGCTAGCAAACGAGGCTACTGCTGAGGCGTACGGGACAACCGTCGGCAATCTTGAGGGAGCCACAGATGCCGACTTCGCCGACTCCAAGGCCGAAATTGAACAGTTCCGTGCCGATGATCAGGCCGTCATCGAATCCGGCAAGCCCAAGTACATTCCCGAGGAGTCGCTGACGACCGCAGACGGTGAAACACGGCTCTTAGAAACGACGAAGATCCCCTACGACCCGGTTGAGACAGACGGTGACGCTGTGCTCGGTGTCTCGATGGATATTACCGAGCGTAAAAAGCGTGAGAATATGCTCCAGCAGTACCAGTATGCGTATGAATCAGCCCTCAGCGGGATTGCACAAGTAGATCTTGACGGCGAATTAACCGATGTGAACCCTGCATTTCTCGATATGTGGGGGTACGATGATGAAGACGATGTGATCGGACGTTCAGCCATAGATCTGTGGGAGAATCCTGAGCAGGCACGGTCTGTGCTGGAGACGGTCAAAGAACTGGGACGTTGGGAAGGTGAACTCGAAGCCGTCCGGGCAGATGGGTCAACGTTCTACGCCAGAGGAGTGAACAGCCACCTGACAAACAGCGACGGTACCCCGGTCGGAGTGGTGTCATCTTTTTTTGATATTACTGAGCGTAGAGAGCGGGAGCGCGAAATTCAGAAACTCACAGAGCGACTCGACCTTGCTGTCGGGGGTGCCAATCTGGGGATTTGGGACTGGGATATGACTACAGATGGGGTGGAGTTCAACGAGCAGTGGGCCGAACTGCTCGGTTACTCTCTCGACGAGATTGAGCCGCGTCTTGAGGCATGGGAAACACGCGTACATTCCGACGACCTCGACGGCGTTGAGGAGGCCCTTGAGAGACACATCGCAGGCGAGGCCGAGTACTACGACACGGAGCACCGGATGCAGACTGCCGACGGTGACTACAGGTGGATCCGAGACATCGGGCAGGTCGTCGAGCGAGGCGAAGACGGCGAGCCGGCTCGGGCCGTCGGCATCCACCTCGATATCGACGACCGCAAGACGTACGAACAACAACTGAAAGAAGAGCGGGATATGTTCACACAGGGTCCCGCAGTCGTCTTCAACTGGCGAGAAGCGGAGGGATGGCCTGTCGAGCACGTCTCGGAGAACGTCGAGGACGTACTCGGGTACACGGCCGAACAGTTCCAGTCGGGAGCCGTAGCTTACGCGGACGTCATCCACGATCAGGACCGCGAGCGGGTATTTGAGGAAGTCGCCGAACACAGCGACAGAGAGACCGACCAGTTCAACCACGAACCGTATCGCATTGTTGCCCCTGATGGAACCGTTCGGTGGGTACTCGATCACACGAAAAACGTCCGGAAGGACGGTGAGATTACCCATCGGTTAGGATACCTCGTTGACATCACCGAGCGCAAAGAACGGCAAAAGGAGCTTCGTCGGACAAACACCATCCTCCGAACGATAGTCGAAAACCTGCCGATGGGCGTGCTCGTCGAAGATGCTGAACGCGACATACTCATGGCAAATGACCTGTTGGGGGAGACGTTTGGCAGACCGATCGGCGGTGATGAACTCACTGGGCGTGACTGCGCCGCGACGGCTGAAGAACTCAAGGACCTGTTCGCCGATCCTGAGGGATTTATTGAAGGGGTTACCGGACGGATCGAACGGAGAGAGCCGGCTCAAAACGAGGAACTCCCCCTGGCAGACGGTCGTGTGCTCGAACGCGATTACGTGCCGTACACCCTGCCCGAGGGCGAGGCACACCTGTGGCTATATCGTGATGTAACAGAACGCAAGCAGCGAAAGCAGGAACTTGACCGGAGCCGCCAGTTCCTACAAGAGACACAAGAAGTCGCACAGATCGGTGGATGGGAATATAACGTGCAGTCTGAGTCGCTGCGGTGGTCAGACGAAGTGTATCGGATCCACGGACTGCCACCGGATGCCGATGTGAGAATTGAAGACGCCATCGAGTTCTATCATCCCGACGATAGAGACACGATTCGGGATGCTGTTGACCGTCTAACATCCGAGGGCGAACCGTATGACGTGGAATTGCGGATCGTCACAGTCGACGACGACGTGCGCTGGGTTCGCGCGCTCGGAGAACCGGTATATGAGGATGATGAACTCATCGCCGTTCAAGGGACGTTTCAGGACATCACCGAGCGCAAGGAGCGCGAGCAGGAGCTTCGAATGGTCCGCGAACGGTTCGAGCGGTTCGCGAGCAACGTTGAGGACGCGTTTTTCCTGTTGCCGACCGACTACTCCGAAACCGAGTACGTGAATCCGGCAGTGGAAACGATCTACGGGATCACCCCGGAAGAGGCATACGACGACTCAATGGCATGGCTCCGACACGTCCATCCCGACGACAAGGACGAGTTACTTGCGGAGATGGAAGCCCAGCAGGACGAAACGTCCGACTGGTCACGCGAACAGGAGTTTCGTATCGACCACCCCGACCGTGGTGTGCGGTGGGTGCAGGCACGCCTCGACGCGATTACTGGCGAGAACGGCGACTCGTCGCAGCTCACCGGTGTTTCAACCGACATTACCGAACAGATAAAACACGAACAGCAACTGGAACACAAAACTGAGGAACTGGAGCAACTGGCGACGAAATACGAAACCCAGTACCGAACACTGTTTGAGGAGGCCCCGGTGATGACGATTCTCACGCGATCCGAGGACGGCCGACCGATCATCGATGACTGTAACAGCCAGTTCGTCGAGACCCTTGGATACGATGCGGATACAATAATCGGCAGTGAACTCGCGGAGTTCTACACACCCGAATATGCTGAAAGACTGCAATCGGAGGGGTACAGCCAGGCACTTGACGGACAGTTTACCAGAGAGAGACGCGAGCTACTAACTATCGACGGTGAGGTCATCGAAGCGCTTCTGCGTGCGGTTCCGCGCCGGAGGACCGACGGCGAGATCATCGGAACGGTAGCGATGTATATCGACATCAGCGAACGTGAGTCGGTCAGGCGTGCGAACGAGCGGCTCGAAGAGTTCACGAGCGTTGTCTCACACGATCTCCGAAACCCGCTGAACGTTGCCACCGGGCGGCTCGAACTGGCAGCCGAGGAGTGCGACAGCGATCACCTCGGCGACCTCGAAGATGCGCTTGACCGGATGGAGGCGCTGATCGATGAGCTCCTAACGCTAGCCCGGGAAGGCAAAGAGGTGACCGACGCTCAGCCGGTCGACCTCGCTATGATAGCCGACGAGTGCTGGGAGAACGTCGAGACGAATCAGGCAAGAGTAATCACTACTATCGATCGAGGCGTTCGGGCAGACAGAAGTCGCCTCAAACAGGTGTTTGAGAACCTGTTTCGGAACGCAGTCGAACACGGCGGGACGGACGTGACTGTGACGGTTGGGGGACTAGACGACGGGTTCTACATCGAGGACGATGGTCCAGGGATTCCGTCCGACGAGCGCGATGCTGTCTTCGAGGCCGGCTACTCGAAGTCGACTGACGGAACCGGGTTCGGACTGCGTATCGTCGAACAGATCGTCACTGCCCACGATTGGCACATTCGTGTTACAGATGGGGCGGACGACGGAACACGGTTTGAGATTACGAATGTTGAGTTCGTCGATGCACAGGCCTCTGTACTAAGCAAGTACCAAGTAGAAGATAACTAA
- a CDS encoding helix-turn-helix domain-containing protein yields the protein MSSAPSLTQVRDVFEALGPPGTPFTTPEVATKFDCTNRTIYNRLETLVEDDVLETKKVGARGRVWWHPVEKHNAERGNEQRLGALVKATMEGVYRVSPDWSEIYQLAGEGTV from the coding sequence ATGAGCTCAGCTCCATCTCTCACACAGGTTCGGGACGTGTTCGAGGCGCTTGGGCCGCCTGGCACACCGTTTACGACGCCTGAGGTCGCCACAAAATTCGACTGTACTAACCGAACGATCTACAACAGACTCGAGACGCTCGTCGAAGATGATGTGTTGGAGACAAAGAAAGTCGGAGCTCGCGGTCGTGTCTGGTGGCACCCGGTAGAAAAACACAACGCGGAACGGGGCAATGAGCAACGGCTCGGAGCCTTGGTCAAAGCCACCATGGAAGGGGTTTATCGGGTAAGTCCTGATTGGTCCGAAATATACCAACTTGCTGGAGAGGGCACTGTCTAG
- a CDS encoding alpha/beta hydrolase, translating to MDASEELPLVHVSRSGTVESNAPAVVLVHGRGTNERDLLSIGAQLPEELHVLSVRAPNSMGGPNSYTWYDLDLSAGGLHASQPDPNGFRRSLDLLHEFVEAATARYDLDPDRIGLLGFSQGAITSMSALLERPEAYRWVVALNGYLAESHEGDVEKAAGKPVFIGCGSMDQVIPPVRAERAAELLESGGSDVRFETYSVGHGTIPDEITDVVAWLEGWI from the coding sequence ATGGACGCTTCGGAGGAGCTACCGCTCGTACACGTCAGCCGTTCGGGGACCGTCGAGTCGAACGCACCCGCTGTCGTGTTGGTCCACGGCCGCGGCACGAACGAACGGGATCTCCTGTCGATCGGAGCGCAACTCCCGGAGGAACTGCACGTGCTGAGCGTTCGAGCGCCCAATTCGATGGGCGGCCCGAACAGCTACACGTGGTACGACCTCGACCTCTCGGCGGGCGGGTTACATGCCAGCCAGCCCGATCCTAACGGCTTCCGCCGAAGCCTCGATCTCCTCCACGAGTTCGTCGAGGCGGCGACGGCGCGCTACGACCTCGATCCCGACCGGATCGGTCTGTTGGGCTTCAGTCAGGGCGCGATCACGAGCATGTCGGCGCTGCTCGAACGTCCCGAGGCGTATCGGTGGGTCGTCGCGCTCAACGGCTATCTCGCCGAATCACACGAGGGCGACGTTGAGAAGGCCGCCGGCAAACCAGTCTTCATCGGCTGCGGCTCGATGGATCAGGTCATCCCGCCGGTCCGCGCCGAGCGAGCCGCCGAACTGCTCGAATCCGGCGGTTCGGACGTCCGCTTCGAGACGTACAGCGTGGGGCACGGAACGATACCCGACGAGATCACCGACGTGGTGGCGTGGCTCGAGGGATGGATCTAA